Genomic window (Calonectris borealis chromosome 18, bCalBor7.hap1.2, whole genome shotgun sequence):
CTCGCTTCTGCTTTGGCCCAGAAGGATTTATAGGTtcacttttaacttctttttcacAAAGGTACTCAGAAGATCTGAGGATATGATTATGAAGAGTCTTCTGAGAACTCCCATTAAGGAGAAAGTTGCTTTCTTCAAACTGCATTCCTCTGTCGATCATGGTAGTGCACTCCTCTGAGGGGAGCGAAATGTCAACTGGATTTTCCAGCAGTTCAACCTCATTTCCAAGCCAGACCCAATCATGGGAATGGGGGATGTTGCCCTGCTCACTCACAGCAAACCTTTTATGCCTGTACTTCCAAGCAAATGCCACACAGTTAATCAAAAAGACCAAGATTGCTAAGCAGAAAACACACAGCAGGGCATACATGCCAATCTCCAGATCTGTTAATCCTCTTGAAGTCAATGTGAGATCACTGGGATTGTTCTCTCCTGGTATTTCTCCTTGCGCAGGGAAACCTGTGAAGGCAGTTGGGTTATTTTGGAGCTGGCCATCCTCCAGGGACTCCTGATCAATGGGAGATATGAAAGTTGTGCTTTTGTTTCCATTGTCCTCATGACTGGACATGTCCTCATGGTTTTTGGACCATTCTTGTGCTGTCCTCTCTTGTTCTGCAGGTTTCTCTATAGAATTGCTTGCATGGCTCTTTAAATCTCTATCCACATCATCAATGTCATTAGTGCTTCCTTTTTGGTCAGAATCTTTTTGACCAAACTTCACTTTGACACTTCCTTTCCCAACAGCCAGAATGCTCTTCCGCTTAGTCTTCTGACATGGCTCACTGATGACCATTTCAATTTTAATCAAAGGTCCTTGCCCATCCCCTTCTGCCACTACCCCAGGCCATTTGGACTGAAGGTTTTGGTGTGCAGACACTACCATCTCATCCAGTGAAGTGATGGTGATTGAGAAGTCCTTGGAGTCATAGATATCTAATGGTGTCACTGACCCATCACTGAACAAAATCCAAGCACTGACTATGGCTTCCTGGGGGGAGAGAGGATAAAAAGAAGAATGTGTGAAAGGTAAGAACGCACATATCAGACGGTTGCTTCGTTAAGTCTGTTCGACATTggcaaaataaatacacagtttaactttggtttattttgtcttttaaaaaaagaatatcaaAATGTCTgctctgcttctcattttcttcttgcagaTTTGTGTTCTCTAGACCACTTAGGCATTTATCTTATCTTCAGGAACTATCAAAGACACAGTCATCTAAATTTAATAAAAGGtgctgacaaaaaaaattaacaattctTCGTTACAGTCTGAAGTGAGAAGCCTGTTTTGAATGCCTGGGCCCCATGATGAAAATAATCATATTTCCAAAGTCCAggttaattaattttataaagaacCTATCATGGGGAATTTCTGTGATACTGCTGTTCTAATGCCATATTTAATACAAGGTGCAGAGCTGTTCATGTGTCGGAATGGTGATCCCATTCAGGTTGTTGAAACAAACTAGGTTAAAAACACATCTCAATGC
Coding sequences:
- the TMEM132B gene encoding transmembrane protein 132B → MKSKVDTIVNFTYQHFTTQLEVTVWVPRLPLQIEISDTELSQIKGWRIPVTSNKRPTRDSEDEEDDEKKGRGCTLQYQHAMVRVLTQFVAESSEFGGHLTYMLGSEWQFDITDLVTDFMKVEEPKIAKLQDGRVLVGREHGITTVQVLSPLSDSILAEKTVIVLDDRVTITDLGVQLVSGLSLSLQISKGNKRAIVSTTSAYDILRTPKQEAIVSAWILFSDGSVTPLDIYDSKDFSITITSLDEMVVSAHQNLQSKWPGVVAEGDGQGPLIKIEMVISEPCQKTKRKSILAVGKGSVKVKFGQKDSDQKGSTNDIDDVDRDLKSHASNSIEKPAEQERTAQEWSKNHEDMSSHEDNGNKSTTFISPIDQESLEDGQLQNNPTAFTGFPAQGEIPGENNPSDLTLTSRGLTDLEIGMYALLCVFCLAILVFLINCVAFAWKYRHKRFAVSEQGNIPHSHDWVWLGNEVELLENPVDISLPSEECTTMIDRGMQFEESNFLLNGSSQKTLHNHILRSSEYLCEKEVKSEPINPSGPKQKRVKFTSYTTILPEDGGPYTNSILFDSDDNIKWVCQDMNLGDSKELRDYMERLQDNM